The Sulfurihydrogenibium sp. YO3AOP1 genome has a window encoding:
- a CDS encoding nitrite reductase — MKKLLLTTISTSLALTAISYAQEPDWKLSPEEMQKASQIYFDRCAGCHGMLRKGATGPNLEPEKTRKMGTEALKAIIHYGTAGGMPDWGASGELTPEETLLMAKFIQNDPPPPPETSLEKIKETWKVYVPVDKRPTKPMTNRNWKNYMGVVLRDVGKVAIIDGDTKELVNIVNTGFAVHILRMSASGRYMYSIGRDGRVTLIDLWMEKPDKVAEVKTCNDARSVDTSKYKGKKGDYLDKYAVVGCYWPPAIVTLDGQTLEPLKIVSTSNYAYDKPNEFIREARVASIVASHHAPEWVINIKEAGQVWLYDYSDPLNPKIKQLNAERFLHDGGWDLSKRYFLVAANMRNKVVAVDTEEGKVAAIVETGVKPHPGRGANIDHPKYGPIWCTGHLGENTIACIGTDPKGHPEYAWKVVKKITLPGEGGGNLFVKTHPNSKYMYADRPLNPDKEAQSKVYVIDKEKLEVINELKVPEKYLQPKVVNGKEIKPRGPVHLEFNDKGDEVWVAIWGNKVIPSAILIYDDKTLKLKQAIEGDWVRTPTGHFNVINTQKDIY, encoded by the coding sequence ATGAAAAAGCTACTTTTAACAACAATTTCAACATCATTAGCATTAACGGCCATATCTTATGCACAAGAGCCAGACTGGAAACTTTCTCCAGAAGAGATGCAAAAAGCTTCGCAGATTTATTTTGATAGGTGTGCTGGCTGTCATGGTATGCTGAGAAAAGGTGCAACAGGACCTAACTTAGAACCAGAGAAAACAAGGAAAATGGGAACGGAGGCGCTTAAAGCGATTATCCATTATGGAACGGCAGGTGGTATGCCAGACTGGGGAGCTTCTGGAGAACTAACACCAGAAGAAACATTATTGATGGCAAAGTTTATTCAAAATGATCCGCCACCACCTCCAGAAACATCCTTAGAAAAGATAAAGGAAACATGGAAAGTTTATGTGCCAGTTGATAAAAGACCTACAAAACCAATGACAAATAGAAACTGGAAAAACTATATGGGTGTTGTATTGAGAGATGTTGGTAAAGTTGCCATTATAGATGGTGACACTAAGGAGTTGGTTAATATTGTAAATACTGGTTTTGCTGTTCATATTCTGAGAATGTCCGCATCCGGAAGATATATGTATTCTATCGGAAGGGATGGACGTGTTACTCTTATCGACCTATGGATGGAAAAACCGGATAAAGTAGCAGAGGTTAAAACTTGTAATGATGCTCGTAGTGTTGATACAAGTAAGTACAAAGGGAAAAAAGGAGATTATCTTGATAAATACGCTGTAGTTGGATGCTATTGGCCTCCTGCAATAGTAACTCTTGACGGCCAAACATTAGAACCGTTAAAAATAGTTTCAACATCCAATTATGCATACGATAAGCCTAATGAGTTTATAAGAGAAGCAAGGGTAGCATCTATTGTTGCTTCGCACCATGCTCCAGAATGGGTTATCAATATAAAAGAAGCTGGACAAGTATGGTTGTATGATTATTCTGATCCTTTAAATCCAAAAATTAAACAGCTCAATGCAGAGAGATTTCTTCATGATGGAGGATGGGATTTATCAAAAAGATATTTCTTAGTTGCGGCAAATATGAGAAATAAAGTTGTGGCGGTTGATACAGAAGAGGGTAAAGTCGCTGCAATTGTTGAAACAGGAGTTAAACCACACCCGGGCAGAGGTGCAAACATAGACCATCCTAAGTATGGACCTATCTGGTGTACTGGTCATTTAGGAGAAAATACTATAGCTTGTATTGGAACTGATCCAAAAGGTCATCCAGAATATGCTTGGAAAGTGGTTAAAAAAATAACATTACCTGGGGAAGGTGGTGGAAACCTATTCGTTAAAACACATCCAAATTCTAAATATATGTATGCAGACAGACCATTAAACCCTGATAAAGAGGCACAAAGTAAAGTTTATGTAATTGATAAAGAAAAACTTGAAGTTATTAATGAATTAAAGGTTCCAGAAAAGTATCTACAGCCTAAGGTTGTAAATGGTAAAGAAATAAAACCAAGAGGACCTGTTCATTTAGAGTTTAATGATAAAGGAGATGAGGTATGGGTTGCGATTTGGGGTAATAAGGTTATACCTTCTGCCATTCTCATTTATGATGATAAAACATTGAAGCTAAAACAAGCAATTGAAGGTGATTGGGTAAGAACCCCGACAGGACACTTTAATGTAATTAATACTCAAAAGGATATATACTAA
- a CDS encoding metal-sulfur cluster assembly factor, producing the protein MEEQKAKIIEALKKVIDPELGFNIVDLGLIYDVQLKDGNVKIVMTLSSPSCPLSGTILNWAETEVKKLNFVKSVDIELVWEPRWSIERAGENVKKALGII; encoded by the coding sequence ATGGAAGAACAAAAAGCTAAAATCATTGAAGCTTTGAAAAAAGTTATTGATCCTGAGCTTGGATTTAACATTGTTGACCTTGGTTTGATTTATGATGTACAACTTAAAGATGGCAATGTAAAAATAGTAATGACTTTATCATCACCATCTTGTCCTTTGTCTGGAACGATTTTAAATTGGGCAGAAACTGAAGTTAAAAAATTAAATTTTGTAAAGAGTGTTGATATAGAACTTGTATGGGAACCCCGGTGGAGTATAGAAAGGGCAGGTGAAAATGTTAAAAAAGCATTAGGTATTATTTAG
- a CDS encoding bifunctional precorrin-2 dehydrogenase/sirohydrochlorin ferrochelatase: protein MEYLPIVLNIKDRKFLVVGGGNIAFEKINRLTKFTHNITIVSPDIKNELYDLIQKYNLEYIKSEYAYGMLDNFDIVIVAADNLELQKSIYHEAKSKGKFCNSVDMAEYSDFIFSSIIKKGNFLLSFSTSGTSPALAKYLRKFFEEIIPDEIEKFLEEMETLRNQLPKGKERQELMDKLAKEFVEKYFKNNKEGKK, encoded by the coding sequence ATGGAATACTTGCCAATAGTCCTAAATATAAAAGACAGAAAGTTTCTTGTGGTAGGAGGAGGTAATATTGCTTTTGAAAAAATAAATAGACTTACCAAGTTTACACATAACATAACAATAGTCTCACCAGATATAAAAAATGAACTTTATGACTTAATTCAAAAATACAATCTTGAATACATAAAATCAGAATATGCTTATGGGATGCTTGATAATTTTGATATTGTTATTGTAGCTGCTGATAACTTAGAATTACAAAAATCCATTTATCATGAAGCTAAATCTAAAGGCAAATTTTGTAATTCTGTTGATATGGCTGAATATTCTGATTTCATTTTTTCATCTATCATAAAAAAAGGGAATTTTCTATTATCATTCTCAACATCCGGAACATCCCCTGCTTTAGCAAAATATTTAAGAAAATTTTTTGAGGAAATAATTCCAGATGAAATTGAGAAATTTCTTGAAGAGATGGAAACATTAAGAAATCAACTTCCAAAAGGTAAAGAAAGGCAAGAATTGATGGATAAACTTGCAAAAGAGTTTGTAGAGAAATATTTTAAAAACAACAAGGAGGGTAAAAAATGA
- a CDS encoding DUF2249 domain-containing protein yields MEENILDVRNVVPFERHRLIFETFNNLKEGENFILINDHDPKPLYYQFKYELEGQFNWEYIQSGPDVWKIIIGKK; encoded by the coding sequence ATGGAAGAAAATATTTTAGACGTGAGAAATGTTGTCCCTTTTGAAAGACATAGGTTAATATTTGAAACTTTTAATAATCTTAAAGAAGGTGAAAACTTTATTCTTATTAATGATCATGATCCTAAACCACTTTATTATCAGTTTAAATATGAATTAGAAGGACAATTTAATTGGGAGTATATACAATCTGGTCCGGATGTTTGGAAAATTATCATCGGAAAAAAATAA
- a CDS encoding Crp/Fnr family transcriptional regulator yields the protein MNIEDLKNAYLFSQLSEETLRKLASISRVKEYEPGQVLFFEGEKAENLYILLEGKLKVYKTTFKGIEVFINQFGPVTLIGEMANFEKVPYPATAEFITEGKVLIINFRTFEEEFLKNPEILVSIIKSLSNKIRMLNKFIDSTVVLSADARVAKLILESPEIFEVLKHNQIASFLNITPETLSRVISRLKQKGIIFIDGRKIIIKDRDKLKKISKDEPLLLNNT from the coding sequence ATGAATATTGAAGACTTAAAGAATGCATATCTATTTAGTCAGCTATCAGAAGAGACATTAAGAAAATTAGCAAGTATATCAAGAGTTAAAGAGTATGAACCAGGTCAAGTTCTATTTTTTGAAGGTGAAAAAGCTGAAAATTTATATATTTTATTAGAAGGAAAATTAAAAGTTTACAAGACAACGTTTAAAGGAATAGAAGTTTTTATAAATCAATTTGGTCCTGTTACTTTAATTGGTGAAATGGCTAATTTTGAAAAAGTTCCATATCCGGCAACAGCAGAGTTTATTACGGAAGGTAAAGTTTTAATTATAAACTTTAGAACCTTTGAAGAGGAATTCCTAAAAAATCCGGAAATTTTGGTTTCAATAATAAAATCTTTATCAAATAAAATTAGAATGTTAAATAAATTCATAGATTCAACAGTAGTTCTTAGTGCCGATGCAAGAGTAGCAAAACTGATTTTAGAAAGTCCGGAAATATTTGAAGTTTTAAAACATAATCAAATAGCTTCTTTTTTAAACATTACTCCAGAAACACTCTCAAGAGTTATTTCAAGATTAAAACAAAAAGGAATTATTTTTATCGACGGAAGAAAGATTATCATAAAAGATAGAGATAAACTTAAAAAAATTTCTAAGGATGAGCCTTTACTGCTAAATAATACCTAA
- a CDS encoding cbb3-type cytochrome c oxidase subunit I — protein MAEERSYKKWFVTFLIGLIVAVLLFTGFTVYQIKNVPPIPKEVRGSSGVIYTYDDVVQGKAYFQKYVLMDQGSILGNGGYIGPDYTALMLDKKIRHLQEIYAQKMLSKDYNSLNPAEKSYVDAFVKKDMREVSILKPDVTQITPEHEQAYNKSKEELVEFLTKGNPNYSLIGGIIKPEEAAKIAAFVDWTALVAASPRPGSNLTYTNNWPPEPRIGLTASFSSLIWSLVAVMAIWTLTIIVLWAFYDYFMKFNGEKPEPSLSITSLTPMQEKVLKFVPLVPLFFFLQVVMGGYLAHLYADPAHSWIIPQSLLPFNAARSFHLNLAVLWIAIGWLAGGLFIAPLVTKGKDFKFPIAVDILWIALVIVGLGGLGGLWLGALGKLPDSLWFWLGNEGREYIELGRIWDIGIVVGLVLWFTIVFFTIRKAEKVTPPLQMIIWSSFAIAVLYLAGMMPLTKIMPNFTVDDYFRWWVVHLWVENTFELFAAGTMAFLTVALGLVSVRFATIMMFFEAFLIVATGTIGTGHHYFWMGENEMWIAWGGVLSSLEPLPLVILMVEAYKEYAHISHKEFPFRMAFIWLAGSAFLNWLGAGFYGMIVNLPIVNYYEHGTYFGMAHGHVALLGAFGYVAIAFLYFIVRANALAKGLHWDEKLSNFAFWLTTAGIFFYAIPTMVIGTKQFQWAYEIGYWAARTREVLEGLGFWMWIRIIPDAMILVGSALILVDIVYKLYLSGKAAVNYSKA, from the coding sequence ATGGCTGAAGAAAGGTCATACAAAAAGTGGTTTGTAACGTTCTTGATTGGTTTAATCGTGGCCGTTTTACTATTTACAGGATTCACGGTTTATCAAATTAAAAATGTTCCACCAATTCCAAAAGAGGTAAGAGGCTCTTCTGGCGTAATCTATACATATGATGATGTAGTACAAGGTAAAGCTTATTTCCAAAAATATGTGCTAATGGATCAAGGATCAATATTAGGTAATGGCGGATATATAGGTCCGGATTATACAGCACTAATGCTTGATAAGAAAATTAGACATTTACAGGAAATATATGCTCAAAAAATGCTTTCAAAGGATTATAATTCATTAAATCCAGCTGAAAAATCTTATGTAGATGCATTTGTAAAAAAAGACATGAGAGAAGTCTCAATATTAAAACCAGATGTAACTCAAATAACTCCAGAGCATGAACAGGCTTATAATAAATCAAAAGAAGAGCTTGTTGAATTTTTAACTAAAGGAAATCCAAATTATTCTTTAATTGGTGGTATTATCAAACCAGAGGAAGCAGCTAAAATTGCAGCATTTGTTGACTGGACAGCTCTCGTTGCAGCATCTCCAAGACCAGGTTCAAATCTTACTTATACTAATAATTGGCCTCCAGAACCAAGGATTGGATTGACAGCTTCTTTTTCTTCCTTAATATGGTCGTTAGTCGCTGTAATGGCTATTTGGACTTTAACTATTATTGTTTTATGGGCATTTTATGATTATTTTATGAAATTCAATGGTGAAAAGCCAGAACCTTCCTTATCAATAACTTCTTTAACTCCTATGCAAGAGAAAGTTTTAAAATTTGTACCATTGGTACCATTGTTCTTTTTCTTACAAGTAGTAATGGGTGGCTACTTGGCACACTTATATGCTGACCCAGCCCATAGTTGGATAATTCCACAATCTTTACTACCTTTTAATGCAGCAAGGTCTTTCCATTTAAATCTTGCAGTCCTATGGATAGCTATTGGTTGGTTAGCGGGTGGTTTATTTATAGCTCCATTAGTTACAAAAGGGAAAGATTTTAAATTTCCTATAGCTGTAGATATATTATGGATTGCTTTAGTTATAGTTGGATTAGGTGGATTAGGTGGATTATGGCTCGGAGCATTAGGAAAATTACCTGACAGTCTATGGTTTTGGCTTGGTAATGAAGGAAGAGAATATATTGAGCTTGGAAGAATATGGGATATAGGTATAGTTGTTGGACTTGTTCTTTGGTTTACTATAGTATTCTTTACAATTAGAAAAGCTGAAAAAGTAACACCTCCCCTTCAAATGATAATATGGTCGTCTTTTGCTATTGCTGTTTTATACCTTGCAGGTATGATGCCTTTAACAAAGATCATGCCAAACTTTACAGTAGATGATTATTTTAGATGGTGGGTCGTACACTTATGGGTTGAAAATACATTTGAACTTTTTGCAGCCGGAACAATGGCTTTCTTAACTGTTGCATTAGGTCTTGTAAGTGTAAGATTTGCAACAATTATGATGTTTTTTGAAGCATTTCTAATAGTTGCAACTGGAACAATAGGAACAGGTCATCATTACTTCTGGATGGGTGAAAATGAAATGTGGATTGCATGGGGTGGTGTATTATCTTCCTTAGAACCATTACCACTCGTAATCCTTATGGTAGAAGCTTATAAAGAGTATGCTCATATTTCTCATAAAGAATTTCCGTTTAGAATGGCGTTTATTTGGTTAGCTGGTTCTGCATTTTTAAACTGGTTAGGAGCAGGATTTTATGGAATGATTGTAAACTTACCTATTGTTAACTATTATGAACATGGAACATATTTTGGAATGGCTCACGGACATGTTGCACTCTTGGGAGCTTTTGGATATGTAGCAATTGCTTTCTTATATTTTATTGTTAGGGCAAATGCCTTAGCTAAAGGATTACATTGGGATGAAAAACTTTCAAATTTTGCATTCTGGCTTACAACTGCAGGAATATTCTTCTATGCAATACCAACAATGGTAATAGGAACCAAACAATTCCAATGGGCTTATGAAATAGGTTATTGGGCAGCAAGAACTAGGGAAGTTCTTGAGGGCTTAGGATTCTGGATGTGGATAAGAATAATTCCAGATGCAATGATTCTTGTTGGTAGTGCCCTTATACTAGTTGACATTGTTTACAAACTTTATCTTTCCGGTAAAGCTGCTGTTAACTATTCTAAAGCTTAA